The genomic region TGAATGAGTTGCTGCAGACTTCGGGGATGGCGGGGATGCTGGATACCATTTGGCTGATTTTGTCAGCAATGGTTTTTGGCGGAATCATGGAATCCGGTGGTTTGCTGGCCCGGATTACCCGGCCAATTATTACCCGTGCCAATTCAACAGGCTCATTGGTAACTTCGACAGTGGTGACTTGTATTTTCTTCAATGCGACTGCATCCGATCAGTATATCTCGATTGTGGTTCCCGGACGGATGTACCGCAAATCGTTTCAGGATAAAGGTTTGAAGCCGGAAGTGCTGAGCCGGACATTGGAAGATTCGGGCACGATGACTTCCGTTTTAATTCCGTGGAATACCTGTGGTGCCACGCAAGCTCGAGTTTTGGGAGTCGGAACTTTCGACTATTTGCCCTACGCATTTTTCAACCTGATTAGCCCGCTGATGTCTATTTTATTCGCTTATCTGAATATCAAGATCCGACGTTTGGAATCCGTTGAGGTTCCGGTTAAAGACGAGTAATCACGAACACATTGTTATCTTTGGCGTTTAATTTGAAATACATCAATTAAAACGTTGCCTTAATGATCTTTCTACTAGTGCTTTTCTATGTCTTCTTCCCGCTGGTAATTATCTACCTGACGAAAAAATCGTCGTGGCTGAATAAGCTGGGTGCGGTGGTACTCGCCTATATGGTCGGCGTTTTTCTGGGGAATATCGGGTTGTTGCCAACAATGTCAGAAGAACTCCGCAATTTGCTGGGCGGAAAAGCTTTTCTACCTGAAGGTCAATTAACGGAATACATGCGACAGGGAATTTTAACCGAGGCCGACCTGTTGCCTAATCGGATTGCTCATTTGCAGGATATTTTGATGACCATTACTATTCCTTTGGCGCTCCCATTGTTGCTGTTTACACTCGATGTGAAGCGTTGGTTGCACATGGCCCGTCGGGCCATGATTGCAATGGTATTGGGAATTGTGTCTTTATTAATCGTTGCGATTATTGGTTTCTTCCTGTTGAAGAATCATATTCCGGATGCATGGAAAGTTGCCGGCATGCTGGTGGGGATTTATACTGGCGGAACGCCCAATTTGGCCGCTATTGCGACCGCACTGGAAGTTGATCCGGGGGTTTTCATCTTGGTCAATACCTACGAAATTGTAACGGGATTCGGATTCCTGATTTTTTTGATGACGGTGGCGCAGTCGCTTTTGAACCGTTTTATGCCACCTTTCAAATCAGCGTTGGCGCAAGAACATTTGGACGAAATAGAAGCGAATAGTGAAGAATTCGAGATT from Mangrovibacterium diazotrophicum harbors:
- a CDS encoding DUF819 family protein, which gives rise to MIFLLVLFYVFFPLVIIYLTKKSSWLNKLGAVVLAYMVGVFLGNIGLLPTMSEELRNLLGGKAFLPEGQLTEYMRQGILTEADLLPNRIAHLQDILMTITIPLALPLLLFTLDVKRWLHMARRAMIAMVLGIVSLLIVAIIGFFLLKNHIPDAWKVAGMLVGIYTGGTPNLAAIATALEVDPGVFILVNTYEIVTGFGFLIFLMTVAQSLLNRFMPPFKSALAQEHLDEIEANSEEFEIRLTRESSVQMAKALALSIAIFAIGGGLSLVVAPSVQMVTVILTITTLGVVGSLVPAINRLKHSFSLGMYLILIFSLLVATMADLTALFNIDFFHLFLFVALGVFGTMVFHVILCWLFKIDTDTTIIAISALSFSPPFVPVVASALKNKEVIISGLAVGTLGYIFGNYLGVTLAFFLKAFV